A portion of the Chloroflexota bacterium genome contains these proteins:
- a CDS encoding ATP-binding protein, which yields MPRYADVNTDYSKDENMLCDGYLLLQKEDSRIVVSIKTSSRQPPSLIVVSHGKEEGDDFAEGVNKFVTVNNPYKGKKLKFTGRIRFLELPPKSWQDLTLDPALKDEIETNTVGFLNKTAELAKYGISPRRGIILVGEPGTGKTLICKVLMNHSPDITCILADESCLTSSLYISYLYELAQDLRPSIVFIEDLDLIAEERRESRYTRAEALACLLSALDGVEECKEVITVATTNFIETIDKALAERPSRFDRIIRLTAPSLEQRKELVKSLSRRIPMDPAVQDYLACRTGGYTPAQIQEAAYSLVIEHKHDLICSELSCCRFGLDEVNNILCKTDSKKEMGFRKVGNNVDKAGEYAIYDSRVEFQADKGKGGQVS from the coding sequence ATGCCACGATATGCCGATGTGAACACGGATTACAGCAAAGACGAAAACATGCTGTGCGACGGCTACCTACTGCTTCAAAAAGAGGATAGCCGCATAGTCGTTTCTATAAAGACCAGCTCAAGGCAGCCTCCTTCATTGATTGTTGTTAGCCACGGTAAAGAGGAGGGAGACGACTTTGCTGAAGGTGTTAATAAGTTTGTCACAGTGAACAACCCATATAAAGGCAAGAAGCTAAAATTCACAGGTCGTATTCGATTCTTGGAGCTTCCGCCTAAGAGCTGGCAGGACCTCACCTTGGATCCGGCGCTGAAGGACGAGATTGAAACCAATACGGTCGGTTTTCTTAATAAGACGGCAGAACTTGCTAAATATGGCATATCTCCGCGAAGGGGAATTATCCTGGTAGGTGAGCCAGGCACCGGCAAAACTCTAATATGCAAAGTGTTGATGAACCACAGCCCGGATATTACCTGCATCTTGGCTGATGAAAGCTGCCTGACCAGCAGCCTATATATTTCCTACTTGTATGAGCTAGCTCAAGACCTAAGGCCAAGCATAGTCTTTATTGAGGATTTAGACTTAATTGCAGAGGAAAGGAGAGAATCACGTTATACCAGGGCTGAAGCTCTAGCCTGCCTTCTCTCTGCCCTTGATGGGGTCGAGGAATGCAAAGAAGTGATTACTGTAGCCACGACCAACTTCATCGAAACCATAGATAAGGCTCTGGCTGAACGGCCTTCGAGATTCGACCGCATAATACGGCTGACAGCGCCATCACTGGAGCAGAGAAAAGAGCTGGTCAAATCGCTTTCCCGGAGGATCCCAATGGATCCGGCTGTTCAGGACTATCTGGCATGCAGAACAGGAGGTTACACCCCGGCTCAAATTCAGGAAGCGGCTTACAGCTTAGTAATCGAGCACAAACATGACCTTATATGTAGTGAATTGAGTTGTTGCAGATTCGGCCTCGATGAGGTGAACAATATTCTATGTAAGACAGATTCAAAGAAGGAGATGGGATTCAGAAAAGTTGGTAACAATGTAGATAAGGCGGGCGAGTATGCTATCTACGACTCTAGAGTCGAGTTCCAAGCGGACAAAGGGAAAGGAGGTCAAGTATCGTAG
- the speD gene encoding adenosylmethionine decarboxylase, whose protein sequence is MNALGRHLLLELKDCNVEVLNDLEFLKRCLNDAAEQIGATVVNECFHEFSPHGISGVLVISESHLCIHTWPEHGYAAVDIFTCGDSVKPELAVKPLVEKLSSKNPSFIEFRRGILKNNRVGCELK, encoded by the coding sequence TTGAATGCTCTCGGAAGACACTTACTACTAGAACTGAAAGATTGCAACGTGGAGGTGCTTAATGACTTAGAGTTTCTTAAGCGTTGTCTCAATGATGCTGCTGAGCAAATTGGAGCTACCGTAGTTAATGAGTGTTTCCATGAATTTAGCCCTCACGGTATAAGCGGCGTGTTAGTCATCTCTGAATCTCATCTGTGCATTCATACTTGGCCGGAACACGGCTATGCCGCTGTAGACATTTTTACTTGTGGGGATTCTGTCAAGCCTGAGCTAGCTGTAAAGCCACTTGTGGAGAAGCTGAGCTCGAAGAATCCCTCTTTTATTGAGTTTAGAAGGGGCATCTTAAAAAATAATCGAGTTGGCTGTGAGCTGAAATGA
- a CDS encoding metallophosphoesterase codes for MKALSRIFQIALCAILIIGVIACAPRQEVKLEEAPAYPATSFIVFSDPHVYDTSLGTEGKAFEDYLADDRKLLRESTEILEAAIAAIKNEKTSFVLVPGDLTKDGERVSHQLAASYLSQLEASGKKVYVVPGNHDVKNGHSFKYVGDNTERVPNITPEEFAQMYSEFGYKEALYRDPVSLSYVAEPQAGLWLLALDACHYAENIEDEEPITDGKFSAATLEWIEGMLEKAAREKKAVIVMVHHGIVEHYIGQEKNYGEYILDDFPVVSQLLATYNARLVFTGHYHAQDITVQQWPETNKFVFDIETGSLVTYPAPYRIVNIDTSQKAAVLTKHIESIRSHPADFQDYANAYVLEGIGGIATRTIEGIGVDRAEAEKLAQQVALAFVAHYTGDENLPPGQEAIQTTGLSPRGEIVVKLRGDLVIGLWNDLEPPDNSIIIDLKTGSWQ; via the coding sequence ATGAAAGCACTGTCAAGAATATTTCAAATAGCGCTCTGTGCAATCCTGATTATCGGCGTGATTGCATGTGCGCCCCGCCAGGAAGTCAAATTAGAAGAAGCGCCAGCCTACCCGGCAACAAGTTTCATCGTTTTTAGCGACCCGCACGTATATGATACCTCGCTGGGAACCGAGGGAAAGGCATTTGAAGACTATTTAGCTGATGACAGGAAACTTCTAAGGGAAAGCACCGAAATTCTGGAGGCAGCCATCGCAGCAATAAAAAATGAGAAGACCAGCTTCGTCTTGGTGCCAGGCGACCTGACGAAAGACGGCGAGCGCGTCTCGCATCAGCTGGCGGCAAGTTATTTGAGCCAGCTGGAGGCCAGCGGTAAAAAGGTATACGTGGTGCCAGGCAATCACGATGTGAAAAACGGCCACTCATTCAAATATGTCGGCGATAACACCGAACGCGTGCCTAACATAACACCTGAAGAGTTCGCCCAAATGTACAGTGAATTCGGCTACAAAGAAGCGCTCTACCGTGACCCTGTGTCGCTTAGTTACGTAGCTGAGCCGCAAGCCGGGCTATGGTTACTTGCCCTAGATGCATGCCACTACGCAGAAAACATAGAGGATGAGGAACCCATCACCGACGGCAAATTCAGCGCCGCTACTTTAGAATGGATTGAAGGGATGCTGGAGAAAGCGGCCAGAGAGAAGAAGGCGGTTATTGTAATGGTGCATCATGGCATCGTGGAGCATTATATCGGACAGGAGAAAAACTACGGCGAATACATATTAGATGATTTCCCCGTGGTCTCCCAATTGCTGGCAACATACAACGCACGCCTCGTTTTTACTGGCCACTACCACGCGCAGGATATAACCGTGCAACAGTGGCCGGAAACAAATAAATTCGTCTTCGATATTGAAACCGGCTCTCTGGTCACCTATCCTGCCCCTTATCGTATCGTGAACATAGATACCTCGCAGAAGGCCGCAGTGCTAACCAAACATATAGAATCAATACGCTCACATCCTGCCGATTTTCAGGATTATGCCAACGCGTATGTGCTGGAGGGCATAGGGGGCATCGCCACCCGTACTATAGAGGGCATTGGGGTTGACCGCGCTGAAGCGGAAAAACTGGCACAGCAGGTTGCCCTGGCATTTGTGGCGCATTATACCGGGGACGAGAACCTTCCACCAGGTCAAGAGGCTATCCAGACCACGGGACTGAGCCCACGTGGCGAGATTGTGGTCAAGTTGCGCGGGGACCTGGTTATCGGGCTGTGGAATGACCTTGAGCCACCTGACAATAGCATCATTATCGACTTGAAAACAGGCAGCTGGCAGTAA
- the speE gene encoding polyamine aminopropyltransferase yields the protein MNDPDNPDKRKWLYDEVSPDLAQLHRIKKVIYSGRTEFQSIEIVDTESFGVCLVLDGKIQSSARDEFIYHEALVHPAMISHACPETVFIAGGGEGATLREVLAHKTVKKVVMVDIDRQVIDICRRYLSFFHQGSFDDSRLELCFADARGYLQETNNRFDVLIIDLVEPLEEGPACLLYTQEFYQLVKERLNPDGIVSIQSGASGWTNLQNFTAIVNTLKSVFDIVCPYQAYVPSFVDLWGFTTTSQSINPTELLLKEVDRRIAARLSRKPKSYDGLTHQSLFILPRHIRHQLAITKQIITDKKPVFVH from the coding sequence ATGAACGACCCAGATAATCCTGATAAACGTAAATGGCTATATGACGAGGTCAGTCCTGACCTTGCCCAGCTCCATAGGATTAAAAAGGTAATATATTCAGGACGAACCGAATTTCAGTCTATAGAAATTGTTGATACTGAAAGCTTTGGCGTTTGCCTTGTGCTTGATGGTAAGATTCAATCCAGTGCGCGGGATGAATTCATCTATCATGAAGCACTGGTTCATCCGGCGATGATTAGCCATGCGTGCCCTGAGACGGTTTTTATTGCTGGAGGCGGTGAAGGAGCTACTCTACGCGAGGTGCTGGCTCATAAGACTGTAAAAAAAGTAGTTATGGTGGATATTGACAGGCAGGTTATAGACATCTGCCGTCGTTATCTATCTTTTTTTCATCAAGGCTCTTTTGATGATTCTCGTTTGGAGCTTTGCTTCGCAGATGCCAGAGGTTACTTACAGGAGACTAATAATAGGTTCGACGTTTTGATAATCGACTTGGTTGAGCCCCTGGAAGAGGGGCCAGCTTGTTTACTATATACTCAGGAGTTTTATCAGCTAGTTAAAGAAAGACTGAATCCAGATGGAATCGTGTCTATACAGTCCGGAGCTTCCGGATGGACTAACTTACAAAATTTCACCGCAATCGTTAACACTTTGAAAAGCGTTTTTGATATAGTCTGCCCGTATCAAGCTTATGTTCCTTCCTTCGTTGACCTGTGGGGATTCACTACAACGTCACAAAGTATCAACCCCACGGAATTATTACTTAAGGAGGTAGACCGTAGGATTGCGGCTCGCCTGTCGAGGAAGCCAAAATCATACGATGGTCTGACTCACCAATCTTTATTCATCCTGCCCAGGCACATCCGCCACCAGCTAGCCATTACAAAACAAATCATTACTGACAAGAAACCTGTTTTTGTCCATTGA
- a CDS encoding TldD/PmbA family protein encodes MQDELVKTLKGHNADYVEIRFEESQITRIIYRSDRLEEIGRTSSMGGNVRALVKGGWGFVSFNNANKLRDKVELAVKQARLVGKEPSKFSQTEPISDVVTAETKKAPTTVPLALKKQLLDEYNDIILSTPKIQTSNVGYHDSQRKITFVNSEGTYIEQTKVDLGLRLTAIAAKDGQVQQAGLSLGSPGDFSAIEGLKKQIRQTAELAVRLLSAPQAKGGEYTVVLDPVLAGVFAHEAFGHLSEADHVYENRRLQEIMVLGRKFGDKHLNIVDGAAVPGLRGSYKYDDEGVPATKTYLLREGVLESRLHSRETAAKMGEKLTGNARSISYLFPPIVRMTNTYIEPGTLSFEDIVSDIKEGIYAKDWYGGTTSLEMFTFSAAEAYMIRNGKIAELLRPAVLSGNVFVTLGNIDAIGNDLKMNQGGGCGKREQSPLPVSNGSPHIRIRRCLVGGN; translated from the coding sequence ATGCAGGATGAACTTGTTAAAACCTTAAAAGGACATAACGCCGATTATGTCGAGATTCGGTTTGAAGAAAGTCAGATAACCCGCATTATTTACCGCAGCGATAGGTTGGAGGAGATAGGCAGGACATCCAGCATGGGTGGTAACGTGCGGGCTCTCGTCAAAGGTGGCTGGGGCTTTGTCAGCTTCAATAATGCAAATAAGCTGCGAGACAAGGTAGAGCTAGCCGTAAAGCAGGCGAGGCTTGTCGGCAAGGAACCCAGCAAGTTCAGTCAAACGGAGCCAATAAGCGACGTGGTAACCGCCGAAACTAAAAAGGCTCCAACGACTGTTCCGCTGGCATTGAAAAAGCAACTGCTTGATGAGTATAACGACATTATCCTGAGCACACCTAAGATTCAAACATCGAATGTTGGCTATCATGACAGCCAGAGGAAAATAACCTTTGTCAATTCTGAAGGTACTTATATAGAGCAAACCAAGGTAGACCTGGGCCTGCGTCTAACAGCTATAGCTGCAAAAGATGGCCAGGTCCAGCAGGCAGGGTTAAGTTTGGGTAGCCCGGGCGATTTTTCGGCCATAGAAGGATTAAAAAAGCAGATAAGACAAACGGCGGAGCTAGCAGTAAGGCTTCTTTCAGCACCTCAGGCCAAGGGTGGTGAATATACCGTAGTCCTAGATCCGGTTTTGGCCGGCGTATTTGCCCACGAAGCCTTCGGACATTTGTCCGAGGCAGATCATGTTTACGAAAATAGACGACTGCAAGAAATCATGGTACTAGGCCGAAAATTTGGCGACAAGCACCTAAATATTGTTGATGGCGCTGCTGTTCCCGGACTACGGGGCAGCTATAAATACGATGACGAAGGTGTTCCCGCAACCAAGACATATCTCCTCCGAGAAGGTGTACTTGAAAGCAGGCTCCACTCTCGAGAAACAGCTGCCAAGATGGGAGAAAAACTTACAGGCAATGCCCGGTCAATTAGCTACCTTTTCCCGCCTATAGTCAGAATGACCAACACCTATATTGAACCCGGAACATTATCTTTTGAAGATATTGTCAGCGACATCAAGGAAGGTATCTATGCCAAGGACTGGTACGGAGGTACAACCAGCCTAGAGATGTTTACTTTCTCCGCCGCTGAAGCTTACATGATTCGCAACGGCAAGATAGCAGAATTACTTCGCCCCGCAGTGCTCAGCGGCAATGTATTTGTCACCTTGGGCAATATAGATGCTATCGGCAATGACCTAAAGATGAATCAGGGTGGTGGCTGTGGCAAACGCGAACAGTCACCTTTACCCGTTTCTAACGGCAGCCCGCACATAAGAATCCGCCGTTGCCTGGTCGGAGGTAATTAA
- a CDS encoding TldD/PmbA family protein: MEDILSKAKKVAEQAEVFQISSKVTPVHFEANRLKQIQDKEGTRTALRLIKGDKVGFAQASGRIESSTLVEMAAETCQFGMPAKFSFPNPKVYPKIDTFDSQIDAVTIDDMVELGEQLIAKIKQHTPDILCEASITRGIASVHIINSKGGEASYNKSFFSLSLEGVLIKDEDMLFVGDSQSSCHPILNSKPIAEKVIKQLELAKRNVSISAKPMPVIFTPHGVASSIIAPLASAFNGKLVFDGASPLKDKLGKQVFDKNFSLWDDATLPYQVGSYSCDDEGVPSQRTPLIDQGVVSQFIYDLQTAALANAQSTGNGSRHGGMPTPSPSSFVVGKGDASFWDMVRDIKKGLVIELLIGAEQGNILNGDFNGNVLLGYQIESGEITGRVKDTMVAGNVYQVLRQLEAIGNDTRWVEGFLLTPSLYCSSLSVASKGR; this comes from the coding sequence GTGGAAGACATTCTGTCAAAGGCCAAAAAAGTAGCTGAACAGGCTGAGGTCTTTCAAATCTCCTCGAAAGTAACCCCTGTTCATTTCGAAGCTAATCGGTTAAAGCAAATTCAGGACAAGGAAGGCACTAGGACTGCTCTAAGACTCATCAAAGGCGACAAAGTCGGTTTTGCTCAGGCTAGTGGACGTATTGAGTCAAGTACGCTGGTTGAAATGGCAGCGGAGACATGTCAATTTGGCATGCCAGCTAAATTCAGCTTTCCCAACCCGAAGGTTTACCCCAAGATAGATACCTTTGATTCACAGATAGACGCGGTAACTATTGATGATATGGTCGAGCTCGGAGAGCAACTTATCGCCAAAATCAAACAACATACCCCAGACATTTTATGTGAAGCGTCGATAACTAGAGGAATTGCTTCTGTCCATATCATTAACTCTAAAGGTGGCGAAGCCAGCTATAACAAGAGCTTTTTTAGCCTGAGCCTTGAAGGTGTCCTTATTAAAGACGAAGATATGCTCTTCGTTGGTGATAGCCAGAGTTCATGCCACCCAATCCTTAATTCCAAGCCGATAGCTGAAAAGGTAATAAAGCAGCTGGAGCTAGCCAAGAGGAATGTCAGTATATCAGCAAAACCAATGCCGGTGATTTTTACACCACATGGCGTGGCTAGCTCCATAATCGCCCCCTTAGCGTCCGCTTTCAATGGTAAACTGGTTTTTGACGGAGCTTCACCATTGAAGGACAAACTGGGAAAGCAAGTTTTTGACAAAAATTTCTCCTTGTGGGATGATGCTACCTTGCCATATCAGGTAGGCAGCTATTCTTGCGACGATGAGGGTGTGCCAAGCCAGCGAACACCGCTTATTGACCAAGGGGTGGTGTCACAGTTTATCTATGACTTGCAGACAGCAGCACTGGCGAATGCACAAAGCACCGGTAATGGCAGCCGCCACGGTGGTATGCCGACACCTTCGCCAAGCTCCTTTGTCGTAGGTAAAGGTGATGCTTCTTTCTGGGACATGGTAAGAGATATAAAGAAGGGTTTGGTAATAGAGTTACTAATAGGTGCTGAGCAGGGAAACATACTAAACGGGGACTTTAACGGCAATGTTTTGCTGGGCTATCAGATAGAAAGCGGGGAAATAACAGGCAGGGTAAAAGATACCATGGTCGCCGGCAATGTGTATCAGGTTTTGAGACAGCTTGAAGCAATAGGAAATGACACAAGGTGGGTCGAAGGATTTCTATTGACCCCCTCCCTCTACTGTTCGAGCCTGTCAGTAGCCTCAAAGGGAAGGTAA
- a CDS encoding FHA domain-containing protein gives MGHRESAFLRVEYLAKGVTLDGYQLGDEISLGARTVLLGQPTAGQSAPDIKINDSEKHISGSHAEIRYDPEEYNYKICDFSRNGTSVGPRRLTKNIEQLLEPGDPICLAIIAGEPRVEFSFNTSRTAGPMHLTIKGREVYVDNEPLEVSDIEYKVLKALYISYPTPKFCHKDDLIVAVWGKKGWEAAETTKEKDDYRDRLAHAISRLRKKFMRANPNSPIRIESSGRQGLYRLKLPEKERNK, from the coding sequence ATGGGTCATAGAGAAAGCGCTTTCTTAAGAGTGGAGTATCTGGCCAAAGGTGTGACTCTCGATGGCTATCAGTTGGGTGACGAGATTAGCTTGGGCGCCCGGACTGTATTGCTTGGTCAACCAACAGCCGGTCAGTCTGCGCCAGACATCAAAATCAATGATTCTGAAAAACACATATCTGGAAGTCATGCCGAAATCCGTTACGACCCTGAAGAGTACAACTACAAGATTTGTGACTTTAGTCGAAATGGCACTTCGGTGGGACCCAGAAGGCTAACGAAGAACATCGAACAGTTACTTGAGCCTGGCGACCCGATCTGTCTGGCCATTATTGCAGGAGAACCGAGAGTTGAATTTAGCTTCAACACTTCACGTACAGCTGGGCCCATGCATTTGACGATCAAAGGACGGGAAGTTTATGTCGATAATGAACCATTAGAAGTCTCTGATATCGAGTATAAAGTGTTAAAGGCTCTCTATATTAGCTACCCGACGCCAAAGTTTTGCCATAAGGATGATCTTATCGTCGCCGTGTGGGGCAAAAAGGGATGGGAAGCGGCAGAGACCACAAAGGAAAAAGACGATTACCGAGATAGACTCGCTCATGCGATCAGCAGGCTCCGAAAGAAATTTATGAGGGCCAATCCTAACAGTCCAATACGCATTGAGTCTTCGGGACGGCAAGGTTTATATAGACTCAAGCTGCCCGAAAAGGAGAGGAATAAGTGA
- a CDS encoding HEAT repeat domain-containing protein, with the protein MAAELSPRMQHIAEIFDSSKPVSSSKLVYLSDLNSEELKFLEKIWTNAEASRRNEVIFQLVHLSEIDFKLDFSSVFVLFLHDSDETVRTQAIAGLDGEENYRLITPLLHSLKEDSSAEVRAAAAVALGKFVLLGELGGLPTHYRDKVYTALLEVLDNKTESAGVKRRALEAISPFNLPRVKELIEKAYHATDIKLKTSAIYAMGRNCDSAWLITLLTELNSDEAEIRYEAANACGELGAEEAVPHLLKLIKDEDYQIQEAAIKALGEIGSEQSKQALNKLVKNPQPRIREAAKSALRGIRLCEEPLSFQP; encoded by the coding sequence ATGGCAGCGGAATTATCCCCCCGGATGCAGCACATAGCGGAAATATTCGATTCAAGCAAGCCTGTGTCCAGCTCTAAACTGGTCTACTTGTCCGACCTCAATAGTGAAGAGCTGAAATTCCTAGAAAAAATCTGGACAAATGCGGAGGCATCACGACGAAATGAAGTTATTTTTCAGCTTGTGCACCTTAGTGAGATTGACTTTAAGCTCGATTTCAGTAGCGTCTTTGTCTTATTTCTCCACGACTCTGATGAAACAGTCAGAACACAAGCAATCGCTGGTTTAGACGGAGAAGAAAATTACCGCCTTATCACTCCGCTATTGCACTCTTTGAAGGAAGATAGCTCTGCTGAAGTACGGGCGGCAGCGGCCGTAGCCCTTGGCAAATTTGTCCTTTTAGGTGAACTAGGGGGACTTCCTACCCACTACAGAGACAAGGTATATACTGCTTTGTTGGAGGTTCTAGACAACAAGACCGAATCCGCCGGAGTAAAGCGTCGAGCTTTAGAGGCCATTTCTCCATTTAATTTGCCTCGAGTTAAAGAACTTATAGAAAAAGCCTATCATGCTACCGATATTAAGCTAAAAACTAGTGCTATATATGCAATGGGACGCAATTGTGATTCAGCATGGCTGATTACTTTGCTGACTGAGTTGAACAGTGATGAAGCTGAGATACGTTACGAAGCTGCTAATGCCTGCGGCGAACTTGGTGCTGAAGAGGCTGTACCTCACCTCCTAAAGTTGATCAAAGATGAAGATTACCAGATTCAAGAGGCAGCCATAAAAGCATTAGGTGAAATAGGTAGCGAGCAATCTAAGCAAGCCTTGAACAAGTTAGTGAAAAACCCTCAACCTAGAATCCGTGAGGCAGCCAAATCAGCCTTGAGGGGGATACGCCTTTGCGAAGAACCTCTATCTTTCCAGCCTTAA
- a CDS encoding GNAT family N-acetyltransferase has product MSLEGDTPLRRTSIFPALTGTPVLTGSKVKLRPKRLQDAVNDYSWRRDAELCCLDAATPILCSFEEFLENYVEELHHPSRSYRFAIETLDGKHIGNCSYFNIDETKKESEMGILIGDRAYWNRGYGADVMLTSLNHFFSQTNLKRVYLKTLNWNIRAQKSFRKCGFSPCGQLTQGDYTFILMEIHRPPKLKGK; this is encoded by the coding sequence ATCAGCCTTGAGGGGGATACGCCTTTGCGAAGAACCTCTATCTTTCCAGCCTTAACCGGGACACCAGTGTTAACTGGCAGCAAAGTTAAGCTACGGCCAAAGCGCTTACAGGATGCTGTCAATGACTATAGCTGGCGGCGAGATGCTGAGCTTTGCTGTCTTGATGCTGCTACTCCTATATTATGTTCTTTTGAAGAATTCTTAGAAAACTACGTTGAAGAATTACACCACCCAAGTAGAAGCTATCGTTTCGCCATTGAAACTCTGGACGGCAAACATATTGGTAATTGCAGCTATTTTAATATAGATGAAACCAAAAAGGAGTCTGAGATGGGCATCTTGATTGGTGACCGGGCATATTGGAACCGCGGCTATGGGGCTGATGTCATGCTCACCTCACTTAATCACTTTTTTTCGCAAACTAACCTAAAAAGGGTCTACCTCAAGACCTTGAATTGGAACATTCGGGCACAGAAATCCTTTAGAAAATGCGGTTTTTCCCCCTGCGGGCAGCTCACCCAAGGGGACTACACCTTTATCCTCATGGAAATCCATCGCCCACCTAAACTGAAAGGAAAATAG